One part of the Populus alba chromosome 18, ASM523922v2, whole genome shotgun sequence genome encodes these proteins:
- the LOC118042632 gene encoding pentatricopeptide repeat-containing protein At3g42630 has product METKTVIAATTCYANVIGSYKPKRFAVFSIKRDPKKRALAQKMIRQWKRDQGVFGKETCTDCASLIQTLCKHRRPHLAEELLLELKCEGFLPDNRTLSAMMLCYADSGLLPQAQAIWEEMLYSSFVPSVQVISDLIDIYAKDGLFDEVIKILDQLSSLRTFDFLPQVYSLAISCFGKGGQLELMEDTLKKMVAKGFWVDSATGNAFVVYYSLHGSLAEMEAAYDRLKRSRLLIEREGIRAMSFAYIKERKFYGLSEFLRDVGLGRKNLGNLIWNLLLLSYSANFKMKTLQREFLKMLEAGFHPDLTTFNIRALAFSRMSLLWDLHLGLEHMKHDKVAPDLVTYGCIVDAYLDRRLVRNLEFALSKMHVDNSPVLSTDPFVFEVFGKGDFHSSSEAFMEFKRQRKWTYRELIKIYLRKQHRSEHIFWNY; this is encoded by the exons ATGGAAACAAAAACAGTAATAGCAGCAACTACATGTTATGCTAACGTTATTGGGTCTTATAAACctaagcgttttgctgttttttCCATCAAAAGAGACCCAAAAAAGAGAGCTTTGGCTCAAAAG ATGATACGGCAATGGAAGAGGGATCAGGGTGTTTTTGGAAAGGAAACTTGTACCGATTGTGCATCATTAATACAGACTTTGTGTAAGCATAGAAGGCCTCATCTAGCTGAGGAGCTTTTACTAGAGTTGAAATGTGAAGGGTTTTTACCAGACAACCGTACCCTTTCAGCTATGATGCTTTGTTATGCTGATAGTGGGCTTTTACCTCAAGCTCAGGCGATATGGGAGGAAATGTTGTATAGTTCTTTTGTGCCTAGTGTTCAAGTAATTTCGGATTTAATTGACATTTATGCAAAGGATGGACTTTTTGATGAAGTAATCAAAATTCTTGATCAGTTGAGTTCTTTGAGAACTTTTGACTTTTTACCTCAGGTTTACTCACTGGCCATCTCTTGCTTTGGAAAGGGTGGTCAACTTGAGTTGATGGAGGATACATTGAAGAAGATGGTCGCAAAAGGTTTTTGGGTAGACTCTGCCACTGGCAATGCTTTTGTTGTTTATTATAGTCTTCATGGTTCTTTGGCAGAGATGGAAGCTGCTTATGATCGCCTTAAAAGGTCCAGACTTCTCATAGAGAGAGAAGGAATCAGAGCAATGTCATTTGCGtatataaaggaaagaaaattttaCGGGCTAAGCGAGTTCTTAAGGGATGTAGGTCTTGGTAGGAAAAATCTGGGAAACCTTATTTGGAACCTTCTTCTTCTATCTTATTCTGCTAATTTTAAGATGAAAACTTTGCAGAGGGAATTTCTGAAGATGTTGGAAGCAGGATTTCATCCTGATCTTACTACATTTAATATACGAGCTTTGGCTTTTTCAAGAATGTCTTTGTTGTGGGATCTCCATCTTGGCCTTGAACATATGAAACATGATAAGGTTGCTCCTGATCTTGTGACTTATGGTTGTATTGTTGATGCATACTTGGATAGAAGATTGGTTAGAAACTTGGAATTTGCTCTCAGCAAGATGCATGTGGATAATTCTCCCGTGTTATCAACAGATCCTTTTGTGTTTGAAGTTTTTGGGAAAGGGGATTTCCATTCAAGCTCAGAGGCATTTATGGAATTTAAGAGGCAGAGGAAGTGGACTTACAGAGAGCTCATTAAAATATATCTCAGGAAACAACACAGAAGTGAACATATCTTTTGGAATTACTGA
- the LOC118042635 gene encoding FCS-Like Zinc finger 14 isoform X2 translates to MSQFGLKMEKKRPRISLSLFTTLTETFSMANKSPRNFKNGGSAVGLGIVAAMDESDKVSDFALSPRSSPVPVVSLKKPASCFKEGGIGVWNFDKVSWFDVGSGLLYAASPPVMMPIDVAAAERREFWSKDFLSSCHLCKKLLEGLDIFMYRGENAFCSPECRDKHIRIEDFKEKSGSEALKKQECSVTPRSSPLLFFDGVAAA, encoded by the exons ATGTCTCAGTTTGGTCtgaaaatggagaaaaagagGCCAAGAATCAGTCTTTCTTTGTTTACAACCTTAACTGAGACCTTTTCAATGGCTAACAAATCACCTAGGAATTTTAAGAATGGTGGTAGTGCTGTTGGGTTGGGAATTGTTGCTGCAATGGATGAGTCTGATAAAGTCTCTGACTTTGCTTTGTCACCAAGATCCAGTCCTGTCCCTGTTGTTTCATTGAAGAAACCTGCTTCATGTTTCAAAGAAGGAGGCATTGGGGTGTGGAATTTTGATAAAG TGAGCTGGTTTGATGTTGGTTCTGGACTGCTTTATGCTGCTTCACCACCTGTGATGATGCCCATCGATGTTGCTGCTGCTGAAAGGAGGGAGTTTTGGAGCAAGGATTTCTTGAGTTCTTGCCATCTCTGCAAGAAGCTGCTTGAGGGGCTGGACATTTTCATGTACAG GGGTGAAAATGCATTTTGCAGTCCAGAGTGCCGCGATAAACATATCAGAATTGAAGATTTCAAGGAGAAGTCCGGGTCTGAAGCTCTGAAGAAACAAGAGTGCTCTGTAACGCCCCGCTCCTCTCCTCTGTTATTTTTTGATGGAGTAGCTGCAGCATAG
- the LOC118042635 gene encoding FCS-Like Zinc finger 14 isoform X1, with the protein MSQFGLKMEKKRPRISLSLFTTLTETFSMANKSPRNFKNGGSAVGLGIVAAMDESDKVSDFALSPRSSPVPVVSLKKPASCFKEGGIGVWNFDKGGVVVDENDESYTCVISHVGNNVIKKSVYYDDKVCVDSVSWFDVGSGLLYAASPPVMMPIDVAAAERREFWSKDFLSSCHLCKKLLEGLDIFMYRGENAFCSPECRDKHIRIEDFKEKSGSEALKKQECSVTPRSSPLLFFDGVAAA; encoded by the exons ATGTCTCAGTTTGGTCtgaaaatggagaaaaagagGCCAAGAATCAGTCTTTCTTTGTTTACAACCTTAACTGAGACCTTTTCAATGGCTAACAAATCACCTAGGAATTTTAAGAATGGTGGTAGTGCTGTTGGGTTGGGAATTGTTGCTGCAATGGATGAGTCTGATAAAGTCTCTGACTTTGCTTTGTCACCAAGATCCAGTCCTGTCCCTGTTGTTTCATTGAAGAAACCTGCTTCATGTTTCAAAGAAGGAGGCATTGGGGTGTGGAATTTTGATAAAGGtggtgttgttgttgatgaGAATGATGAGAGTTATACTTGTGTGATTTCTCATGTTGGGAATAATGTTATTAAGAAGAGTGTTTATTATGATGATAAGGTTTGTGTTGATTCAGTGAGCTGGTTTGATGTTGGTTCTGGACTGCTTTATGCTGCTTCACCACCTGTGATGATGCCCATCGATGTTGCTGCTGCTGAAAGGAGGGAGTTTTGGAGCAAGGATTTCTTGAGTTCTTGCCATCTCTGCAAGAAGCTGCTTGAGGGGCTGGACATTTTCATGTACAG GGGTGAAAATGCATTTTGCAGTCCAGAGTGCCGCGATAAACATATCAGAATTGAAGATTTCAAGGAGAAGTCCGGGTCTGAAGCTCTGAAGAAACAAGAGTGCTCTGTAACGCCCCGCTCCTCTCCTCTGTTATTTTTTGATGGAGTAGCTGCAGCATAG
- the LOC118042636 gene encoding biotin carboxylase 2, chloroplastic: MEATLPVCKSVTSTPGLFMKRNSGIRNSQCSFMVGTKVNFPRQRTQATQPNHCAKKNGGALGVTCRAEKILVANRGEIAVRVIRTAHELGIPCVAVYSTIDKDALHVKLADESVCIGEAPSNQSYLVIQNVLSAAISRGCTMLHPGYGFLAENAVFVEMCREHGINFIGPNPDSIRVMGDKSTARETMKKANVPTVPGSDGLLQSTEEAVKLASEIGYPVMIKATAGGGGRGMRLAKEPDEFVKLLQQAKSEAAAAFGNDGVYLEKYVQNPRHIEFQVLADKFGNVVHFGERDCSIQRRNQKLLEEAPSPALTPELRKAMGDAAVAAAASIGYIGVGTVEFLLDERGSFYFMEMNTRIQVEHPVTEMISSVDLIEEQIRVAMGEKIQYKQEDIVLRGHSIECRINAEDAFKGFRPGPGRITAYLPSGGPFVRMDSHVYPDYVVPPSYDSLLGKLIVWAPTREKAIERMKRALDDTIITGVPTTIDYHKLILDIEDFKNGNVDTAFIPKHEQELAAPQQIILANSAA; this comes from the exons TGGAGGCAACATTGCCTGTTTGCAAATCTGTTACCTCTACTCCT GGTTTATTCATGAAGAGAAATAGTGGAATCAGGAATTCTCAATGCAGCTTTATGGTGGGAACTAAGGTTAACTTTCCTAGACAAAGAACTCAGGCTACCCAACCTAATCACTGTGCTAAGAAGAATGGAGGAGCTCTTGGGGTTACATGTCGCGCAGAAAAAATTCTGGTAGCAAACAGAGGAGAGATTGCTGTCCGTGTTATTCGAACTGCGCATGAGTTGGGGATTCCATGTGTTGCTGTTTACTCAACCATAGATAAGGATGCACTTCATGTGAAATTGGCTGATGAGTCGGTTTGCATAGGTGAAGCACCCAGCAACCAATC GTACTTAGTGATTCAAAATGTTTTATCTGCTGCTATCAGTCGTGGATGCACAATGCTGCATCCTGGATATGGTTTCCTTGCTGAAAATGCTGTTTTTGTGGAAATGTGCAGAGAACATGGAATAAACTTTATTGGGCCTAAT CCTGACAGCATACGAGTCATGGGTGACAAATCAACTGCTAGAGAAACAATGAAGAAGGCAAATGTTCCAACTGTACCAGGAAGTGATGGCTTGTTACAG AGTACCGAGGAAGCAGTAAAGCTTGCCAGTGAGATTGGTTATCCTGTGATGATCAAG GCAACGGCAGGTGGTGGAGGACGTGGAATGCGGCTTGCCAAAGAACCTGATGAGTTTGTAAAGCTGCTACAG CAAGCTAAAAGTGAGGCTGCTGCGGCATTTGGAAATGATGGAGTTTATTTGGAGAAGTATGTTCAAAATCCAAGACACATTGAGTTCcag GTTCTTGCAGACAAATTCGGTAATGTTGTTCACTTTGGTGAGAGAGATTGCAGCATTCAG AGACGTAACCAAAAGCTGTTGGAAGAAGCACCATCTCCTGCTTTGACTCCTGAGTTACGAAAGGCTATGGGTGATGCAGCAGTTGCAGCTGCAGCATCCATAGGGTACATTGGTGTTGGAACGGTCGAGTTCCTTTTGGATGAAAGGGGTTCCTTCTACTTCATGGAAATGAACACTCGAATCCAg gTGGAACATCCAGTAACTGAAATGATTTCTTCTGTTGATTTGATTGAGGAACAAATTCGTGTAGCCATGGGAGAGAAAATTCAATACAAACAG GAAGATATTGTTCTTAGGGGACATTCAATTGAGTGCCGTATCAATGCAGAAGATGCTTTTAAGGGATTCCGACCGGGGCCAG GTAGAATAACAGCATATTTGCCATCTGGAGGTCCGTTTGTTAGAATGGATAGCCACGTTTATCCTGATTATGTGGTTCCTCCAAGCTATGATTCCCTACTTGGAAAG CTTATTGTCTGGGCTCCAACGAGAGAAAAGGCAATTGAGCGAATGAAAAGGGCTCTTGATGACACTATTATTACTG GAGTCCCAACGACAATAGATTACCACAAGCTTATCCTTGACATTGAG GACTTTAAGAATGGAAATGTTGATACTGCTTTCATACCCAAGCATGAACAGGAGTTAGCAGCG CCTCAACAAATTATACTAGCCAATTCAGCTGCATAA